Sequence from the Armatimonadota bacterium genome:
TCCGGTGACCGTAATCGAGGCCGGACCATGTGTGGTTACGCAGATCAAGACCGAGGAAAAAGACGGTTATGAGAGCGTACAGGTTGCTTTCGGCGATGTAAAAGAAAAGAAGATAAACAAGCCGCTTAAAGGGCACCTCGCGAAGTCGGGTTCGGCTCCAAAGCGTCATCTGCATGAAATAGAAGTTGACGATCTGGGTGAGGTGACTCTTGGCCAGGAAATCAAAGCCGACGCATTTGATCGCGGCGATGTGGTCAAGGTATCGGGAATATCCAAGGGCAAGGGTTTCGCTGGTGCCGTTAAGAGATGGCATTTTCATGGCGGCGATATGACCCATGGCTCAATGATACATCGCAAGCCGCGGTCAGGCGGCGCAACAGATGCAGCTCGTACGTTCAGGGGTGTCAGACGCCCTGGCCGCATGGGTGGAAAACAGATCACACAGCGCGGGCTTTCGATTTTCAGAGTCGATGCCTTCCGCAATCTGATCCTTATTCAGGGGTCGGTGCCGGGCGCAAACGGCGGATTGGTCTTCATCCGCAGGCAGATGATAGGAGGATAGTCGATGGCCAAGATCAATCTGCATAATATGGCCGGTGAAAAGGTCGGTGACCTTGAACTGAAGGCCGAGGTGTTTGAAGTCGCGCCGAATGTCGCTTTAATGCACCAGG
This genomic interval carries:
- the rplC gene encoding 50S ribosomal protein L3, which gives rise to MINGILGKKLGMTQVFDEKGRLVPVTVIEAGPCVVTQIKTEEKDGYESVQVAFGDVKEKKINKPLKGHLAKSGSAPKRHLHEIEVDDLGEVTLGQEIKADAFDRGDVVKVSGISKGKGFAGAVKRWHFHGGDMTHGSMIHRKPRSGGATDAARTFRGVRRPGRMGGKQITQRGLSIFRVDAFRNLILIQGSVPGANGGLVFIRRQMIGG